The following proteins are encoded in a genomic region of Methanofollis sp.:
- the pscS gene encoding O-phospho-L-seryl-tRNA:Cys-tRNA synthase: MKCTADIEARDLEEMSINIDPIQAGGRLTADAMKAIIAWGDGYSVCDNCRKPFRLDYIEKPAINVFHDDLAAFVGMDEARVVPGARRGFQAVAGTYVQKGDPVMLTGLSHYTEFLAVENTGGVPLEIPKDGKNIIRAEAAAEKLEEAVRTFGRPPVLLFLDHVDYQYGNLHEVKEIARVAHQYDVPVLLNGAYTVGILPVDGKALGVDFVVGSGHKSMAAPAPSGVLATTAERADEVFRTTTIKGDVTGRTFGLKEVEMMGCTLMGVTLMGMMASFPHVRERVNHWEEHLANGTLFVNALASIEGTEIRSEMPRRHTLTRVDTTASFDRVAETHKKRGFFLSSALKKKGIVGVIPGATKVWKFNTYGLSRAQVEYLAAAYLEIAEENGLSVSA, from the coding sequence ATGAAGTGCACGGCCGATATCGAGGCACGCGACCTCGAAGAGATGTCCATCAATATCGACCCGATCCAGGCCGGCGGCAGGCTGACCGCGGACGCGATGAAGGCGATCATCGCCTGGGGCGACGGCTACTCGGTCTGCGACAACTGCCGGAAACCTTTCAGGCTGGACTACATCGAAAAGCCGGCCATCAACGTCTTCCACGACGACCTCGCGGCATTCGTCGGCATGGACGAGGCGCGGGTCGTGCCCGGCGCGAGGCGCGGCTTCCAGGCGGTCGCCGGCACCTATGTGCAGAAGGGCGACCCGGTGATGCTCACCGGCCTCTCCCACTACACCGAGTTCCTGGCCGTCGAGAACACCGGGGGCGTGCCCCTGGAGATCCCGAAGGACGGGAAGAATATCATCAGGGCCGAGGCGGCGGCGGAAAAACTCGAAGAGGCGGTGCGGACCTTCGGGCGGCCGCCTGTCCTCCTCTTCCTCGACCATGTCGACTACCAGTACGGCAATCTCCATGAGGTGAAGGAGATCGCCCGCGTCGCCCACCAGTACGACGTCCCTGTCCTCCTCAACGGCGCCTACACGGTCGGCATCCTGCCTGTGGACGGGAAGGCCCTCGGCGTCGACTTCGTCGTCGGGTCGGGGCACAAGAGCATGGCGGCGCCGGCGCCCTCGGGCGTGCTCGCCACGACCGCGGAGCGTGCCGACGAGGTCTTCAGGACGACGACGATCAAGGGAGACGTCACCGGCCGGACCTTCGGGCTGAAGGAGGTGGAGATGATGGGATGCACCCTGATGGGCGTCACCCTCATGGGCATGATGGCCTCCTTCCCGCATGTGCGGGAGCGGGTGAACCACTGGGAGGAGCACCTTGCCAATGGCACGCTCTTCGTCAACGCCCTGGCCTCGATCGAGGGGACGGAGATCAGGTCCGAGATGCCGCGGCGCCACACCCTGACCCGCGTCGACACGACCGCCTCCTTCGATCGGGTGGCCGAGACGCACAAAAAACGCGGCTTCTTCCTCTCCTCCGCGCTGAAGAAGAAGGGGATCGTCGGCGTCATTCCCGGGGCGACGAAGGTCTGGAAGTTCAACACCTACGGCCTCTCCCGGGCGCAGGTGGAGTACCTCGCCGCCGCGTACCTGGAGATCGCGGAGGAGAACGGACTTTCCGTCTCCGCGTAA